A stretch of Falco rusticolus isolate bFalRus1 chromosome 2, bFalRus1.pri, whole genome shotgun sequence DNA encodes these proteins:
- the GPR82 gene encoding probable G-protein coupled receptor 82: MRNSTCLLQPSLATTVALPVIYSFLFPAGSFGNILAAWIFSRQASTKRTQYIYLANLLAANLLICSTMPFLAAYFAKGYQWTYDSVACRIAYRLGTLIMHVSIYVTIIILCSTALSQYATLKKNSDTQYSPAVNENFYRRVLEKFRQPKFAKYLCIIIWLTVLCITVTAITYDVQARAAEEFHRCYNVRVEAGGFTVMIAASLATACFFVSFLTVLLSYYSLTRHLSNIQKNTCIGEKHLIYSTVKRNILVIQITLTVCFLPYHIFRPIFNVLLTNNDCPRLNYLVEIKNFLTCLAAAKSSLDPVIILLLDKTFKKSLYGLFTKSTPEHHNRKAGKFTEKAPKM, from the coding sequence ATGAGAAATTCAACGTGTCTTCTTCAGCCATCCTTAGCTACTACTGTAGCTCTACCAGTCATCTACTCTTTCCTATTTCCTGCTGGAAGTTTTGGAAATATTCTCGCTGCCTGGATATTTTCAAGGCAAGCATCCACAAAAAGAACACAATACATTTACCTGGCAAACCTTCTTGCTGCAAATTTACTCATATGTAGCACAATGCCTTTTCTGGCTGCCTATTTTGCAAAAGGGTACCAATGGACTTATGACTCTGTAGCATGTAGAATAGCATATCGCCTTGGGACTCTCATAATGCATGTCAGTATATATGTTACAATTATAATTTTATGTTCAACTGCTCTAAGTCAGTACgcaacactgaagaaaaacagtgacaCACAATACTCTCCAGCAGTTAATGAAAACTTTTACAGACGTGTACTTGAAAAGTTTCGTCAGCCAAAATTTGCTAAATATTTGTGCATCATTATATGGCTTACGGTGCTCTGCATAACGGTAACAGCTATAACATATGATGTCCAGGCACGGGCTGCGGAAGAATTTCACAGATGCTACAATGTCAGGGTAGAAGCTGGTGGATTTACTGTAATGATTGCAGCTTCTCTTGCCACTGCGtgtttttttgtatcttttttgaCAGTTTTGTTGTCATACTATTCTCTTACCAGACATCTGAGtaatatacaaaaaaatacctgcattGGAGAAAAACATCTAATTTACAgtacagtgaaaagaaatattcttgtAATCCAGATAACATTAACCGTCTGCTTCCTTCCATATCATATTTTTAGGCCAATTTTTAATGTACTGCTTACAAATAATGACTGCCCAAGGTTAAACTATCTAGTGGAGATTAAAAATTTTCTTACTTGTCTTGCTGCTGCTAAGAGTAGTTTAGATCCAGTTATAATCCTTCTGCTAgataaaacatttaagaaaagtCTGTATGGCCTGTTTACAAAATCCACACCAGAACACCATAACCGTAAAGCTGGTAAATTCACTGAAAAGGCTCCCAAAATGTGA